A region from the Leishmania panamensis strain MHOM/PA/94/PSC-1 chromosome 20 sequence genome encodes:
- a CDS encoding Gamma-soluble NSF attachment protein (SNAP-gamma) (N-ethylmaleimide-sensitive factor attachment protein, gamma), putative (TriTrypDB/GeneDB-style sysID: LpmP.20.0550) gives MHLHASSLLLCGYNKLKGSLPQHTDRAIMQSQPSKEAEAESYMKSANKHLEKKLFQFKVNYGGAAEDFDKAARIYANLRNYPKAREAWTQAAATHSKACDHFNAANSMEKFGDFVSQHILASQSILSSGNTTGTTGMLSEHLFQDAIHAYEEASNLYGVAANGSKQAAALKKAADLLSCSLGTTQCRRSSTGGTTTADTAYLRKEYKRIIPELIELIKRNWETMGSKPYDLPDIYRSYMLFCLRSGDVEGAVQTQKAMIGIVSTSPADGTYDDGQNLFRILNQPTNAAKTGLEIIVLCLSTSIDDGYTWARIEMDRLRAVFGFCNSSEERAAAALLAAYAERDEDVLQEALKTNSCFNFLAADVSRIAKKLTLGGRVHPKGVEAPVTAASGVASSAALPSSSRASVDASDTESDDLR, from the coding sequence ATGCACTTACACGcgtcctctcttcttctctgtggcTACAACAAGCTGAAAGGATCGCTTCCTCAACACACCGATAGAGCCATCATGCAGTCTCAGCCTTCCaaggaggccgaggcggagagcTACATGAAGAGCGCCAATAAACATCTGGAGAAGAAGCTGTTTCAGTTCAAGGTAAACTACGGAGGCGCTGCCGAAGACTTCGACAAGGCGGCGCGAATCTACGCAAACTTGAGAAACTACCCTAAGGCCCGTGAGGCATGGACGCAAGCCGCAGCGACTCACAGTAAAGCCTGTGACCACTTCAACGCTGCGAACTCGATGGAGAAGTTTGGCGACTTTGTTTCTCAGCACATCCTTGCTTCTCAGAGCATCCTATCAAGTGGCAACACTACCGGCACGACAGGGATGCTTAGCGAGCATCTCTTTCAGGACGCCATTCACGCCTACGAGGAGGCGTCTAACCTGTACGGTGTGGCCGCGAATGGGTCGAAGCAGGCGGCGGCTCTCAAGAAGGCAGCAGACCTTCTCTCGTGTTCGCTTGGGACAACGCAGTGTCGTCGCtccagcaccggcggcacAACCACCGCCGATACGGCGTACCTGCGAAAAGAGTACAAACGCATCATTCCAGAGTTAATCGAGCTGATCAAGCGCAACTGGGAGACGATGGGGTCAAAACCCTATGATCTGCCGGACATCTACCGATCCTACATGCTTTTCTGTCTCCGCTCTGGCGATGTCGAGGGCGCAGTGCAAACTCAAAAGGCGATGATTGGCATCGTCTCCACCAGCCCAGCTGACGGCACGTACGACGACGGCCAGAATCTCTTCCGCATTCTCAATCAGCCCACCAACGCTGCAAAGACCGGGCTGGAGATCATCGTGCTCTGCCTCAGCACGTCTATCGATGATGGGTACACCTGGGCCAGGATCGAGATGGACCGTCTCAGGGCCGTGTTTGGCTTCTGCAATTCTTCAGAAgagcgcgcagctgccgcactgtTGGCTGCCTACGCCGAACGTGACGAGGATGTCTTGCAAGAAGCACTGAAGACGAACTCGTGCTTTAACTTCCTCGCCGCAGACGTCTCTCGAATTGCCAAGAAGCTAACGCTCGGGGGTAGGGTGCACCCCAAAGGGGTGGAAGCGCCAGTGACAGCTGCCAGCGGTGTGGCAAGctcagctgcgctgccatCTTCGTCACGAGCTTCGGTAGACGCATCCGATACAGAATCTGATGACCTCCGATAG
- a CDS encoding hypothetical protein (TriTrypDB/GeneDB-style sysID: LpmP.20.0540), with the protein MGSCCCVSDSADDAEATVPLPPRKTNITAQLPSPAYPSLSKPTVDLTPESPPGPVKRSLSTISVLRMNDTKEASRTATPAARPDAIKQHHTTSFSSSTPAAGPPAAQTHRNMLTSSPLRLSPTLRVVRENEPSDNLDAVVFSDPEPMSTKKSTPCATEEIHQIMPTAHRSESETAKQLLVAAAVPTPSSADVTPERATDPTAIPREEEGRTRGPSTAQVDEVPPTPKEESNKALPADDARVLQRAPPPPPPPASVSPVTPMEAGQDGEKHSIDEVHQTYQEATNSATRKDSVTVADEDEEGAEGQQESNPLADIIRTWQENQKHHPTTLSIEAAEDAPLEINRDKVNSPLSVATEAHAKGKPSRPSPLPPSESVNGGNLNDSDDDVKATPKASMATTVATEQVDGPTSDPVYNNLQQHQWSALTKRGELHGILSNKRESHTNLTTSEQKPNAAESSCADEAQLTQQACSIMELSQMEPISWSKERLPEGTPLQGKNSHEADVSPSLYHPRRLGTDVPGRTECAAASEVTCKISTAAAFSDLFSGETKVEEQGVARGHGDDAEKPIIFTATSERGRELEAVEVKSNHVEGTPTMDKVPVHTTGNTDVVDKPQSIAGNAVPSVALGASIGTADQPIASPEQHATSALQAAENSASGGAEAPHSKPPLILCHSSDEAHATPPPSRPAPPSIMSPSPA; encoded by the coding sequence ATGGggtcgtgctgctgcgtgagtgACTCCGCCGACGACGCAGAGGCGACCGTGCCACTGCCCCCACGCAAGACCAATATTACAGCGCAGTTGCCAAGCCCTGCCTATCCTTCCCTCAGCAAGCCAACTGTTGATCTGACCCCAGAAAGCCCTCCCGGACCGGTTAAGCGCAGCCTCTCCACCATCTCTGTTCTGCGTATGAATGACACGAAGGAGGCATCAAGGACTGCAACTCCGGCCGCGAGACCTGACGCCATCAAGCAGCATCACACAACCTcgttctccagcagcacccccGCAGCAGGtccgcctgctgcgcagaCACACCGTAATATGCTGACCTCGTCTCCGTTGCGACTCTCTCCGACGCTACGCGTGGTGAGAGAGAATGAGCCAAGCGATAACCTGGACGCGGTCGTCTTCAGTGACCCGGAGCCGATGTCCACGAAGAAAAGCACCCCTTGCGCCACAGAGGAGATCCACCAGATAATGCCTACTGCACATCGATCAGAGAGTGAGacggcgaagcagctgctggtagctgccgctgtgccgaCACCATCTTCTGCAGATGTAACCCCTGAACGTGCCACAGATCCGACGGCGATACcgcgcgaagaggagggtCGCACCCGCGGGCCAAGCACGGCTCAGGTGGACGAGGTACCACCAACGccaaaggaggagagcaacAAGGCGCTACCGGCCGATGATGCTCgagtgctgcagcgtgcaccaccaccaccaccacctcccgcCTCCGTTTCACCTGTTACTCCGATGGAGGCGGGCCAGGACGGCGAGAAGCACAGCATCGACGAGGTGCACCAAACCTACCAAGAAGCAACGAACAGCGCGACGCGGAAGGACTCAGTGACTGTGGCCGACgaagatgaggagggagCTGAGGGGCAGCAAGAGTCGAACCCGCTAGCTGACATTATACGCACTTGGCAGGAGAACCAGAAGCACCACCCCACCACGCTTTCCATTGAAGCTGCTGAGGACGCACCGCTGGAGATCAACAGGGACAAGGTTAATTCACCGTTGTCTGTAGCAACCGAAGCACACGCCAAGGGGAAGCCAAGCCGCccctcgccactgccaccgtcgGAGAGCGTTAATGGTGGGAATCTCAATGATAGCGATGACGACGTCAAAGCAACGCCGAAGGCATCCATGGCCACTACTGTTGCCACAGAACAGGTGGACGGTCCCACGTCTGACCCAGTGTACAACaatctgcagcagcatcagtgGTCGGCGTtaacgaagagaggggagttGCATGGCATTCTAtcgaacaagagagagagccacacTAATCTGACCACATCCGAACAGAAGCCGAATGCAGCAGAGAGCTCCTGTGCCGATGAAGCTCAACTAACGCAGCAGGCTTGCTCCATCATGGAGCTCTCGCAGATGGAACCGATCAGCTGGAGTAAGGAACGTCTGCCGGAAGGCACACCGCTGCAGGGGAAAAACTCGCATGAGGCGGACGTGTCTCCGTCCCTGTACCATCCGCGACGCCTGGGCACAGATGTGCCGGGGCGAACGgagtgcgcagctgcgtctgAAGTCACCTGCAAGatcagcaccgctgccgcattCTCTGACTTGTTCTCAGGGGAGACAAAAGTGGAAGAGCAGGGCGTAGCGCGCGGCCACGGCGATGACGCAGAGAAGCCAATCATattcaccgccaccagcgagagagggcgcgAACTCGAGGCGGTGGAAGTAAAGAGCAACCATGTCGAAGGCACACCGACCATGGACAAGGTCCCTGTGCATACAACGGGAAACACGGATGTGGTGGACAAGCCGCAGTCTATTGCGGGAAACGCGGTGCCGTCGGTCGCGCTGGGAGCATCGATAGGGACCGCCGACCAACCCATAGCCAGTCCAGAACAGCATGCAACCTCCGCACTTCAGGCTGCCGAGAACTCCGCctccggcggcgctgaggctCCGCATTCCAAGCCTCCTCTGATTCTCTGCCACAGTAGCGATGAAGCTCAtgccacaccgccgccctcacggcctgcgccgccgagcATAATGTCCCCTTCGCCTGCATGA
- a CDS encoding leucine-rich repeat protein, putative (TriTrypDB/GeneDB-style sysID: LpmP.20.0560) → MADPAHAREGFWEEQQHQQQLLQMTRGVFEAMHNNSMQMLQMRVDTLERQVAMLSAQVMASTLPTPFQAYPGVTYGMSPATSNLTPTPTMPAQMPASMYYYQSPDMPAAAPANSSAVDDSKASKQLEDELQRMGVLTYSGAAAGTNTSPEAAAAAATMTLMHSNLMVSPTSGISAFPGVMAGVSNPNPAGPSIPFMTGNHEVTFAPSIMPAPPASSPTKISNALLQKAFGFSDTSMNGAGGEGMSANMSSLQRSCAVTLDPLQSTTETLEQTCQQTKMRVLCLKGCKGITSLNAISRLQNLWLLNLQGCSPCVDDSAVRMIATHNTRLSRLNLCGCDRVTDAQPLAQLSLMFDLNLSGTMIGTASLEAISKGCGQLSRLAINSCQQLSGVSSLTNLSELKLLYCRYSENIDPATIGSVLAGIGQNLLTLNVDGIRFRQLDLSHLPHVTALKNLNCKDNTQLRDLDWLLSIPNAAKTFESLEMLDVEGCESLVSFGTHITSLKRLKTMRLTNTGIADGELARLTACSALATLHLDGCAAITNVECLAKAPSLTKVVLSMHMQHENTKANGLDALRKRAGLEIIFAAPNNHHGQGSAAHHMTTTPTSRFPPSIPTASPNTATEAHAFS, encoded by the coding sequence atggcAGACCCGGCGCACGCTCGAGAGGGCTTCtgggaagagcagcagcaccaacagcagctaCTACAGATGACCCGAGGTGTCTTTGAGGCCATGCACAACAATAGCATGCAGATGCTTCAGATGCGCGTCGACACCTTGGAGCGGCAGGTGGCAATGCTATCTGCGCAGGTCATGGCATCTACGTTGCCTACACCATTTCAGGCCTACCCAGGCGTCACGTACGGAATGTCGCCCGCCACCTCCAACCTCACCCCGACGCCCACCATGCCGGCACAGATGCCAGCAAGCATGTACTATTACCAGTCACCTGACAtgcccgccgctgcccccgcTAACAGCTCCGCTGTGGACGACAGCAAGGCGTCGAAGCAGCTGGAAGATGAGCTCCAGCGCATGGGTGTGCTGACCTacagtggcgctgctgctggcaccAATACGAGCCctgaggcagcggcggcggcggcgacaatGACCTTGATGCATAGCAACCTCATGGTGTCCCCGACCAGCGGCATTTCCGCCTTCCCAGGTGTGATGGCTGGTGTCAGCAACCCCAACCCTGCCGGCCCCAGTATACCTTTCATGACTGGAAATCACGAAGTCACCTTCGCGCCCTCGATTATGCCGGCCCCGCCAGCCTCCTCCCCAACGAAGATTAGCAACGCGCTTCTTCAGAAGGCGTTTGGGTTTTCGGACACGTCTATGAacggagctggaggcgagGGCATGAGCGCCAACATGAGCAGCCTTCAGCGCAGTTGTGCCGTGACGCTGGACCCGCTGCAGAGCACCACCGAGACGCTTGAGCAGACCTGCCAGCAGACTAAGATGCGTGTTCTCTGCCTGAAAGGTTGCAAGGGCATCACAAGCCTGAACGCTATCTCACGCCTGCAGAACCTGTGGCTCCTGAACTTGCAGGGATGCTCACCCTGCGTGGATGATAGTGCAGTGCGCATGATCgcaacacacaacacacgccTCAGCCGGCTGAACCTCTGCGGGTGTGACCGCGTGACGGACGCACAgccgcttgcgcagctctccCTCATGTTCGACCTGAACCTCTCTGGCACGATGATTGGGACCGCCTCACTGGAGGCAATCTCGAAGGGGTGCGGCCAGCTCAGCCGCCTCGCTATCAACAGCTGCCAACAACTGTCAGGTGTGTCGAGCCTGACGAACCTGTCGGAACTCAAGTTGCTCTACTGCCGCTACTCCGAAAACATCGATCCAGCCACCATCGGTAGCGTCCTCGCCGGCATCGGTCAGAATTTGCTCACACTGAACGTGGACGGCATTCGTTTTCGTCAGCTCGACCTCTCACACCTGCCGCACGTGACCGCCTTGAAGAACCTCAACTGCAAGGACAACACCCAGCTTAGGGATTTGGACTGGTTGCTGAGCATTCCCAACGCGGCCAAGACCTTCGAGTCGCTGGAAATGCTCGACGTAGAAGGCTGCGAGTCGCTGGTGAGCTTTGGCACGCACATCACCTCGCTGAAGCGGCTCAAGACGATGCGCCTCACGAACACCGGCATTGCCGATGGGGAGCTTGCCCGCCTCACAGCCTGCTCGGCGCTCGCCACCCTCCATCTGGACGGCTGTGCGGCCATCACAAATGTCGAGTGCCTCGCGAAGGCGCCCAGTCTCACAAAGGTGGTACTGAGCATGCACATGCAGCACGAGAACACCAAGGCAAACGGCCTCGACGCCCTGCGCAAGAGGGCCGGATTGGAGATCATCTTCGCCGCGCCCAACAATCACCATGGACAAGGCAGTGCTGCCCACCATATGACCACGACGCCGACGAGCCGTTTCCCGCCCTCTATCCCCACAGCAAGCCCGAACACCGCCACCGAGGCACACGCCTTCTCGTAA